In a single window of the Verrucomicrobiia bacterium genome:
- the rsgA gene encoding ribosome small subunit-dependent GTPase A produces the protein MVELEALGWDGEWERAFAALGDRGWAPGRVALEDKQAFVAVTAEGEVRTRLAGRLLKDRSRPETLPKVGDWVALSRKAGDTRSVVQEVLPRRTFLARKVPGRETAPQVLAANMDVVFVVQSLDATFNLRRLERFLVMVHEGGARGVVVLNKADLAEAVEDRLAEVRATVGATPVLVVSARTRRGLGELRKHVAPGRTAVFVGTSGVGKSSLINRLHGEAIQPTLEVRAWDGKGRHSTTWRELILLPDGGLVIDTPGMREFHMWTAEGGLDEAFPDIAELALGCHFRACSHTSEARCAVRVALGEGRLSEARFASFRKLQRELADLATERRDRTYVLRRRAGRIRRGGEEGGAEFVRPDGADE, from the coding sequence ATGGTCGAACTCGAGGCACTTGGGTGGGATGGGGAGTGGGAACGGGCGTTTGCGGCATTGGGGGATCGGGGCTGGGCACCGGGGCGGGTGGCGTTGGAGGACAAGCAGGCCTTTGTGGCGGTGACGGCCGAAGGGGAGGTGCGGACGCGCCTGGCGGGACGGTTGCTGAAGGACCGGTCGCGGCCGGAGACGTTGCCGAAGGTGGGGGACTGGGTGGCGTTGAGCCGGAAGGCGGGGGACACGCGATCGGTGGTGCAGGAGGTCCTGCCGCGGCGGACATTCCTGGCGAGGAAGGTTCCGGGGCGCGAGACGGCACCGCAGGTGCTGGCGGCGAACATGGATGTGGTGTTCGTGGTGCAGTCGCTGGATGCGACCTTCAATCTGCGGCGGCTGGAGCGGTTCCTGGTGATGGTGCATGAGGGGGGGGCGCGTGGGGTGGTGGTATTGAACAAGGCCGATCTGGCGGAGGCGGTCGAAGACCGGTTGGCGGAGGTGCGGGCGACGGTGGGAGCCACGCCGGTGCTGGTGGTCAGCGCCCGGACGCGGCGCGGGCTGGGGGAATTGCGGAAGCACGTGGCGCCCGGGCGGACGGCGGTGTTCGTGGGGACCTCGGGGGTTGGGAAATCGAGCCTGATCAACCGGCTTCACGGGGAAGCCATCCAGCCGACGCTCGAGGTGCGGGCATGGGACGGGAAGGGACGGCATTCGACGACCTGGCGCGAATTGATCCTGTTGCCGGACGGGGGGCTGGTGATCGACACGCCGGGGATGCGGGAGTTCCACATGTGGACGGCGGAGGGGGGCCTGGACGAGGCGTTTCCCGACATTGCGGAGCTGGCGCTGGGATGCCATTTCCGGGCCTGCTCGCATACCTCGGAGGCGCGGTGCGCGGTGCGGGTGGCGCTTGGGGAGGGGCGGTTGTCGGAGGCCCGATTCGCCAGCTTCCGGAAGCTGCAACGGGAACTGGCTGATCTGGCGACCGAACGGCGGGACCGCACGTATGTGTTGCGGCGGCGGGCGGGCCGGATCCGGCGCGGGGGGGAAGAAGGGGGGGCGGAGTTCGTCCGTCCGGATGGAGCGGATGAGTGA
- a CDS encoding MBL fold metallo-hydrolase, with protein sequence MDASRHLPAADSGAGGLSIRFWGVRGSVAVPGPSTVWYGGNTACVEVRSEREIVVLDAGTGIRELGKELNREFAGRGARLWILVSHTHWDHIQGFPFFGPAYEARHRIRILGWRGSHEGLKRTVAAAVETPYFPVALREMPGNITVEELDGFAFRLGSVRARAAPLNHPGGGVGFRLDTRTGSVAYVPDHEVGPGAPRRRSSLRRARGERAGAPRPVMEQLIQGVDVLIHDAQYTAEEYAGRIGWGHSCVDAVVALAAQAGVRRLVLFHHDPDRDDGQLDGILSAARSQAMALGSAMIVDAAREGMEIRLPDGSMGAMPASR encoded by the coding sequence ATGGACGCCTCCCGTCACCTCCCCGCTGCCGACTCCGGTGCCGGCGGTCTTTCCATCCGATTCTGGGGGGTGCGGGGTTCCGTCGCCGTGCCCGGCCCCAGCACCGTCTGGTACGGCGGCAACACCGCCTGCGTCGAGGTCCGCTCCGAACGGGAAATCGTCGTCCTCGACGCCGGAACCGGGATCCGGGAATTGGGCAAGGAGTTGAACCGGGAATTCGCCGGACGGGGCGCCCGCCTCTGGATTCTCGTGAGTCACACCCACTGGGATCATATCCAGGGATTCCCCTTCTTCGGCCCCGCTTACGAGGCGCGCCACCGGATCCGGATTCTGGGATGGCGGGGATCCCATGAGGGACTGAAGCGCACGGTCGCCGCTGCGGTCGAGACGCCGTACTTCCCGGTCGCCCTGCGGGAGATGCCCGGCAACATCACCGTCGAGGAACTCGATGGGTTTGCCTTCCGTCTCGGTTCGGTTCGGGCCCGGGCGGCACCGCTGAACCACCCGGGCGGAGGCGTCGGGTTTCGACTCGACACCCGGACGGGCTCCGTGGCGTACGTGCCCGATCATGAGGTGGGTCCCGGGGCGCCCCGCCGTCGGAGTTCGTTGCGCCGCGCCCGCGGGGAACGCGCCGGCGCCCCCAGGCCCGTCATGGAACAGTTGATTCAGGGTGTCGATGTCCTGATCCACGATGCGCAATACACGGCCGAAGAATACGCCGGGCGCATCGGTTGGGGACACAGTTGCGTCGATGCCGTCGTCGCCCTCGCCGCGCAGGCCGGCGTCCGCCGCCTGGTCCTCTTCCACCACGATCCGGACCGCGACGACGGGCAACTGGATGGAATCCTCTCCGCGGCGCGCAGCCAGGCAATGGCCCTTGGCTCCGCCATGATCGTCGATGCCGCCCGCGAAGGGATGGAGATCCGCCTCCCGGATGGATCGATGGGAGCGATGCCAGCCTCCCGGTGA
- a CDS encoding DUF2959 domain-containing protein, with protein MSPFRCLSGVSWIALTVVALGVSGCRSSYYAAWEKLGYHKRDILKERVVEARNEQAAASDQFKDALTKLREVYSFEGGSLDRSYRQLQAEFDKAQARAEAVRRRIRSMETVAGDLFKEWEREIGEIGNPSMAASSRSQLEQTRARYSEMSAALVRAEASMAPVLAQFRDYTLFLKHNLNAQAIASLKGEALSIETEIAALIAEMNASIERADAFVREFQ; from the coding sequence ATGAGCCCATTCCGTTGCCTTTCCGGTGTGAGTTGGATTGCGTTGACAGTCGTGGCCCTGGGTGTGTCGGGGTGCCGCTCCTCCTATTATGCGGCCTGGGAGAAACTGGGGTATCACAAGAGGGACATCCTCAAGGAGAGGGTGGTCGAGGCGCGCAACGAGCAGGCGGCGGCCAGCGATCAGTTCAAGGATGCCCTGACCAAGCTCAGGGAGGTGTACTCCTTCGAGGGGGGCAGTCTCGACCGGTCGTACCGCCAGTTGCAGGCGGAGTTCGACAAGGCCCAGGCCCGGGCGGAGGCGGTGCGCCGGCGGATCCGGTCGATGGAGACGGTGGCGGGGGACCTCTTCAAGGAGTGGGAACGGGAGATTGGCGAGATCGGCAACCCGTCGATGGCGGCGTCCAGCCGGAGCCAGCTTGAGCAGACCCGGGCCCGGTATTCCGAGATGAGTGCGGCCCTTGTCAGGGCCGAGGCGAGCATGGCACCGGTCCTGGCCCAGTTCCGGGATTACACGCTTTTTCTGAAGCACAATCTCAACGCCCAGGCCATCGCCTCCCTGAAGGGCGAGGCACTCAGCATCGAGACGGAGATCGCCGCGCTGATTGCCGAGATGAATGCCTCGATCGAGCGGGCGGACGCCTTTGTTCGCGAGTTTCAGTAG
- a CDS encoding M23 family metallopeptidase: MLPDATHASPFPRRPESMPPRASGTLTGLIVAVLLVLPLDGGADTALDRPFRLPTDNRAIFEPGGEPRFYAPTPGRTWTAGGFGCVRSEGMQMHEGIDILFVQRDRRGEPLDEVRASAPGRIAYISRQASLSNYGIYVVVAHRIEGLEVFTLYAHLRDVRPELAPGMQVAAGQVLGIMGRTANTATPIARDRAHLHFEINLFVNDGFAEYLQKHSPGSRNDHGPWNGRNLVGLDPAAILLAQRREGASFSLLAHVRNQAEYCRVLLAATDFPWLRRYPMLIRRNPAAEAEGIVAYEASLNYNGVPFRLTPRARSEIEGPVSNRLLRVNESEALQHRCRQLIFKRGQAWVLTARGEEWLRHLVHR, encoded by the coding sequence ATGCTCCCCGACGCAACCCACGCCTCCCCGTTCCCCCGGCGCCCCGAATCCATGCCGCCCCGCGCCTCCGGCACCCTGACAGGTCTCATCGTCGCCGTCCTCCTCGTGTTGCCCCTGGACGGAGGGGCCGACACGGCGCTGGATCGACCGTTCCGCCTGCCCACCGACAACCGGGCCATCTTCGAACCGGGAGGCGAACCCCGCTTCTACGCTCCGACTCCCGGTCGCACCTGGACGGCGGGGGGATTTGGTTGCGTGCGGTCGGAAGGGATGCAGATGCACGAGGGAATCGACATCCTGTTCGTCCAGCGCGACCGACGCGGCGAACCCCTGGACGAAGTCCGGGCCTCCGCCCCCGGCCGAATTGCGTACATCAGCCGTCAGGCGTCCCTGTCCAACTACGGCATCTACGTGGTGGTCGCCCATCGCATCGAGGGCCTGGAAGTGTTCACGCTGTACGCCCACCTGCGTGACGTTCGTCCTGAACTGGCCCCGGGAATGCAGGTCGCCGCCGGTCAGGTGCTGGGGATCATGGGCCGGACCGCCAACACCGCCACGCCCATCGCCCGCGACCGGGCCCACCTGCACTTCGAAATCAATCTCTTCGTCAACGACGGCTTTGCGGAGTATCTCCAGAAGCATTCCCCCGGCTCGCGCAATGACCATGGCCCCTGGAACGGCCGCAATCTGGTGGGGCTCGATCCCGCCGCCATCCTTCTGGCCCAGCGAAGGGAAGGCGCTTCCTTCAGCCTGCTGGCGCACGTGCGGAACCAGGCCGAGTATTGCCGGGTCCTGCTCGCCGCCACCGATTTCCCATGGCTTCGACGATACCCCATGCTCATCCGCCGCAATCCCGCCGCCGAGGCCGAGGGCATCGTCGCCTACGAGGCCTCGCTCAATTACAACGGGGTGCCCTTCCGACTGACTCCCCGCGCCCGCAGTGAGATCGAAGGCCCGGTGTCCAACCGGCTCCTGCGGGTCAACGAGTCCGAGGCCCTGCAGCATCGATGCCGGCAACTGATCTTCAAGAGGGGACAAGCCTGGGTGCTGACGGCGCGTGGAGAGGAATGGCTCCGGCACCTCGTTCACCGCTGA
- a CDS encoding DUF481 domain-containing protein: MKNTKQRITLAAATLFAGAGMSGAIGQEMGQAEPMPVPQAPDEGGAGAPAPKPKWETTAGIGVSVTDGNSDTLLFTANVSTLRKWNRNEFMAGVDGGYGENDGTQNVGYVKGFGQYNYLVTDRWFGFVRAEALHDSIADIRYRIPVSVGAGYYFIKNDRTTLSAEVGPGYVMEKVGDDTRDYATIRFGQKFSHKFSDRARLWQSFEYQPKITDWGSYFLTGEVGVEADITRQMALRVVLQDWYVSEAAPGRENNDLKLIAGIQYKFQ; this comes from the coding sequence ATGAAGAACACCAAGCAGCGAATCACTTTGGCGGCGGCGACACTGTTTGCGGGTGCCGGGATGTCCGGTGCGATCGGACAGGAGATGGGACAGGCCGAACCCATGCCGGTTCCCCAGGCCCCGGATGAGGGCGGCGCGGGAGCTCCGGCTCCGAAGCCGAAGTGGGAGACGACGGCAGGGATTGGGGTGAGCGTCACGGACGGGAACAGCGACACGCTCCTGTTCACCGCGAATGTGTCGACCCTGCGCAAGTGGAACCGCAACGAGTTCATGGCCGGGGTGGACGGCGGGTACGGCGAGAATGACGGCACTCAGAATGTGGGGTACGTGAAGGGCTTCGGTCAGTACAACTACCTGGTGACCGACCGGTGGTTCGGATTTGTTCGCGCCGAGGCGCTGCATGATTCCATCGCCGACATCCGTTATCGCATTCCGGTTTCGGTGGGTGCCGGTTACTACTTCATCAAGAACGACCGCACCACGCTGAGTGCCGAGGTGGGTCCGGGCTATGTGATGGAGAAGGTTGGCGATGACACGCGGGATTACGCCACCATCCGCTTCGGGCAGAAGTTCAGCCATAAATTCAGCGACCGGGCGCGGTTGTGGCAGTCCTTCGAGTATCAGCCGAAGATCACCGACTGGGGCAGCTACTTTCTGACCGGGGAGGTGGGTGTGGAGGCGGACATCACCCGGCAGATGGCCCTTCGTGTGGTCCTGCAGGACTGGTATGTGAGCGAGGCGGCTCCGGGCAGGGAAAACAACGACCTCAAACTCATTGCCGGGATCCAGTACAAGTTCCAGTAG